A single Halodesulfovibrio aestuarii DSM 17919 = ATCC 29578 DNA region contains:
- a CDS encoding helix-turn-helix domain-containing protein produces MTDGKHLVEIIKDRIKIKTRAKRVSRGKVAEFLGVTEGKLRAWEAGQRPSADDLQNLVVLLNFTPNWLLTGEGEVFLGEEASAQPEAQKETVAVTDPIAQRLEIATRILKESGASPEVIQQAVMKILDSQNETHTQAETNTLEASAFADKCDWSMKRT; encoded by the coding sequence ATGACAGATGGAAAGCATCTAGTTGAAATAATTAAAGATAGAATCAAGATAAAAACTCGTGCGAAACGGGTAAGCCGTGGGAAAGTTGCGGAATTTCTTGGGGTTACTGAAGGGAAACTGCGTGCGTGGGAAGCAGGGCAGCGTCCTAGCGCGGATGATCTACAGAATTTGGTAGTTCTGTTAAATTTCACACCAAATTGGCTTCTTACTGGTGAAGGCGAAGTGTTTCTTGGGGAAGAAGCATCAGCACAGCCAGAGGCGCAAAAAGAGACGGTTGCTGTTACAGATCCGATCGCACAACGACTGGAAATAGCAACACGCATACTCAAAGAGTCTGGCGCTTCACCTGAAGTTATCCAGCAAGCGGTAATGAAAATTTTGGATTCACAGAATGAGACACACACTCAGGCTGAAACGAATACTCTTGAAGCTTCGGCTTTCGCAGACAAATGCGACTGGAGTATGAAAAGGACTTAG